The Sedimentibacter sp. zth1 DNA segment ACTTGTTTATTGGTTGAAGAAGCACATAAAATGTTGCAACAAAAACACACTTGTAAAGAAATAGTAAATAGAATAGAAGAAATTAAAAATAAAGTGATTATTGTAGCAGGAGTTGGTACACTTAAATATTTAGAAAAAGGTGGACGTATGTCGAAAGGAACTGCAACGATTGGTACTATATTAAATATAAAACCAATTATAAAGGTTAAAGACGGCGTAATTAAAGCTATAGCAAAGGTAAGAGGTAAAAATAAAGTTAAGGCGTGGATAAATGAGTGGATAGATGAAAATGCAAATATTGAAAATAAAACTATTACAATATATCATTCTACTGATTATGAAACATGCAAAGAATTAACAGAAATGGTAAAAAACAAATATAAACCTGCTAAAATAATAACAGGAGATATAGGTAGTGTAATTGGAACACATACAGGTCCAAATTGTTTGGCAATTGCTTATTTTGAAGATTAGGTTCTAAATTAACTAATGATTTTTTTTATGATATTATTTGCTTTATTTAAAAATTCTATTGGTGACAAACTTTTTTCATTTAGATAAGGATAAACTTCCATAGAGAAACTTTCTACGGAAGTTTCTTTTATTATATTAATAATATTTTTAAAATCAATACTACCCTTTGTCGGTAACCAATGTCTATCTTTCAATCCATCATTGTCAGATAAATGAACACACATTAATCTATTTTTGTATTGATTTAATATTAATCCTTTGCTTTGTCCATTGACAAAATCATGAGATGAATCATAGCAAAATCCAAGCTTTGGTGATTTGAATTCGTCAAGTATAAATTTTGAATATTCAAAATGTTTAGTATTCTCTATTGCAACATTTAAATCAATATCTTCAGCAAGCTTTACAATCTCATTAAAAGATTCAAATCCCATTTTATAATTTAAGCTTATATTTTCTAAATCATTAGTATGCATAACCACTTTTTGAACGTTTGACTTTTTGCAATCACATAACCATGTTAGAACGGTAGTAAGTTTTTTATTCCTTTCGTTCTTTTTATCTGACCATAATAAATTAGTATCCTCAAACGGTAAATGAACGTTATCAACTGCAAGTCCAATACTATTTGCGAGACTAATAAAATTCATTTTATCTACAAAATAAGGAATTGTCTCATCTTCCCACCATAACATAACAGAATCAAAATTAGCTTCTTTAATCAGTTCTAAACGCTCTTGAATAGGAAGAATATATCCGAACCAATTAAAAATACCTGTTTTATACATATTAGCGCCTCGTTTCAAAATGTAATAATTTATTATAACAGTAATAAATTTTGTATGCAATATATCTTGTTAGATACAGAAAAAATATTATTGAATATAAATTTTTTGATACCTTAAAGAGTTAAGTAAAATTACATAATTTGTAATTACTTATAAACCATGATACTATTAATTATACTAAATTAACTATGGAGGAAAGTATATGAATATTTGTGCTGAAAGGGAATTCAAGTTATTAAAAAAGATTGGATTTGTTAGAACAAGTGGTAGTAAAGAAGAAAAAATGGCAGCAGATATATTAGTGGAAGAAGTAAAATCTATAGGGGTAGAAGCTAAATTAGAACCTTTTAAGGTTGAATATTATAATATATCAAAAGTAAAATTAGAAGTGTTAGAACCATTTTACAAGGAATACACAGTAACAGGTTATGGTATGAGTGGGAGTACAATAGAAGATGGCTTGGAATGTGAATTTGAATATGTAGAGGATGCAAGCAAAGTTAATCTAATCAATGCTAAAGATAAAATAGTACTAGTAAATGAAAGAGTTACTGTAAAAGCATATGAAAATCTTGTTAAAGCTGGAGTTAAAGGATTTATATCATTTAGCGGTAGTGTTTTTGATGATGAAGATAAAACAGATTTAGAAACAAGAATGCTTAGAGCAAAACATTTAAAGCATGGTAAAATTCCGGGAGTAACAATTAGGGCAAATGATGCATTAGATATGCTTAAACAATCTCCTGCAAAAGTTAAGATGACACTCATTCAGGAAGAAGGAGAATGTGATTCACATAATGTTATAGCATCGATAGAAGGAAGTACATATAAAGATGAAGAAATACATTTTGTAGCGCATTATGATAGTGTACCATTTAGCAGAGGAGTATATGATAATGGTGCTGGTTCTGTTATAATAATGGAGTTGCTTAGATATTTCAAAGAAAATCAACCTAAAAGAAATTTAAAATTTATATGGTTTGGTTCTGAGGAAAGAGGCTTGCTAGGAAGTAAATACTATACAAGTATACATGAAGATGAATTAAAAAATGTAGTTATGACAGTAAATGTTGATATGGCTGGACCAATTCTTGGTCAAAATAGAGCATTTGTTACAGCAGATAACAGCTTATGCAACATGGTAGAGTATTTATCAAAAGAAATAGGTTTTCCTATGAAAGTTGTACAAGATGTATATTCTAGTGATTCAACTCCATATGCAGATAAAAAAGTTCCAGCTATAAGTTTTGCACGTTTTGCTGCAAAAGGCGGAGCTGGATTACACAACAGGAATGATGTATTAAATACATTGTCAATGAATAATCTTAAAAATCTAACAGATTTTATAAAAGTATTTAGTGAAAGAACAGTTAATGCATGTTTATTTCCAGTGCCAAGAGAAATACCAACCAACATGGTTAAAGCAGTAGATAAATACCTTATGAAAGAACCTAAAAAAGAAAAATAGAAATATTTAAATACACAAAATTATTTGCACGGCCTATTTACACAATAAAAAATCCACAAATATTTATAATTTGTGGATTTTTTTATAGCAATTATATTTTGTATGTGAATAAATTATTAACAATTTATCTAGTAAACATTTGTGTCCAGTATGCCTTTCCGCTAGAGTTAGTAGCGTATCCAACACCTATTTTTGTAAATGTAGATGATAATATATTTGCTCTATGTCCAGAAGAGTTCATCCATGCATTTACTACCTCTTCGGGAGTTCTTTGTCCTGCTGCAATGTTTTCGCCCCATGCTGTGTATGAAATATTGTATTTTGTTAGCATATTACCAGCACTACCGTAAGTTGGCGATGTATGACTAAAATAATTGTTAGTAGCCATATCTTTTGATTTTATTCTTGCTACATTTGAAATTGAAGTATCAAGTTTTAATGGTGTTAAACCGTTTTTTGTTCTCTCAACATTTACAAGCTCAACAACTTTTTTTTCAAAGCTTGAAACAGATGTATTTGTATTTTCAGTGCTAGGCTTGTCTTTTTCCGGAACAGTTATGCTAGGCTTGTCTTTTTCCGGAACAGTTATGCTAGGCTTGTCTTTTTCCGGAACAGTTATGCTAGGCTTGTTTTTTTCCGGAATAGTTATGCTAGGCTTGTCTTTTTCCGGAACAGTTACACTAGGTTTATTATTATTTGGAACAGTTACGTTAGGTTTATTATTGTTTGGAACAGTTATGTTAGGTTTATTATTGTTTGGAGTAGTTACGCTAGGCTTGTCATTTTTTTGACCAAATCTAGATTTTAAAGAGTTTAAAATAGATATATATTTGTTGTTGCAAGATTTGTCAGTCATATATTTATTTATAAAACTAAAAATGTCTATATTACAATTAGATTGAGAAAAATTTTCACAGTTTTTATTACTTTCTACTCCTTTCGTCAGAATGTAGCAGTTTGAATTAAAGTTATTCAATACATTGCTATTGCAGTTGTCATTAGTATTTCCGAAAGCTGGAAAAATTGACATTGCTGTAATTAGTAAAGATAAAGTTATCACTTTATTCTTCATATAATCACGCTCCTTCTTATGAAATTTTGTATTTTAGGGAACTTGATTTGCGTTTCCCCCGATAAATAAAGTATACAGGGGATACCATAAAAGATAAACCCTCAATAATATGAACAAATGTTAAATATGTTCATATTATTGTTTATACAGTAATATTTATAAATATTTACAAAAATAAATTGAACATTTTACTTATAATTATAATATATGTAATAGAAAAAGCTTAAAATATACAATAAATAACAACTTATACATATAAAAATAAATAAAAAAAGTAAAATGTTTTCTTGACATTTAAAAAATTGTGTAATAATATAATACATAATAATTAATTAATGAAGACAAAGTATACTTTGAAGGAAATAAGTAATATTGTTAATGCTTTTCAGAGAGTAAGTCGGTTGGTGCGAGGCTTATAGTATAATAATATGAAATACGATTCTGGAGTATCTATAGGAAACTATAGCGGGTAACTGAACGTTATTCAGTCTGAGGCACTTGATAGAGTGTAAAATAAGGTGGTACCACGGTTATTTCGTCCTTTAGGATGAGATAGCCGTTTTTTTATTTTTGTAAATTAATAATAGGAGGTATTTATGGAAAAGCAAAATGTTTTTGACGTATTAAAAGAAAGAGGATTTATTGAGCAATGCACTCATGAAGATGAGATTCGTGAAGCTCTAGGCAAAGAGAGAGTGACATTTTATATAGGGTTTGACGCTACAGCAGATAGCTTGACAGCAGGACACTTTTTAACAATTATGGCTATGATGCATATGCAAAGAGCAGGGCATAGACCTATAGCTTTACTTGGTGGAGGAACTACAATGATAGGTGATCCATCAGGAAAATCAGACATGAGAAATATTATGACTAGAGAAAAAATAGATTATAATGCGAAAAGATTTCAAGAACAATTATCTAGATTTATTAGTTTTGACAATGATAATGCAATAATCGCAAACAACGCAGACTGGTTATTAAATTTAAATTATGTAGATTTTTTAAGAAATGTAGGAGTTCATTTTTCTGTAAACAGAATGCTTACAGCTGAATGTTACAAACAAAGGATGGAAAAAGGACTAACATTCTTTGAATTCAACTACATGTTGATGCAATCATATGATTTCTGGAAATTAAATAAATTATATGACTGTACTATGGAACTAGGTGGAAATGACCAATGGTCAAACATCATAGGTGGTGTTGAACTTATAAGAAGAAAAGAACAAAAGCCAGCATTTGGGTTAACATTTAAATTGTTAACTACAAGTGAAGGAGTTAAAATGGGTAAAACTATGCGTGGTGCTTTGTGGTTAGATCCTGAAAAGACTTCACCATACGAATTCTATCAATACTGGAGAAACATAGAGGATGTAAAAGTAGAAGAATGTTTAGGATTATTAACATTCTTACCAATGGATGAAGTTAGAAGTTTAGGCGCATTAGAGGGTTCTGAAATCAACCGTGCTAAAGAGGTTTTGGCTTACGAAATAACTAAAATTGTTCATGGAGAAGAAGAAGCTACAAAAGCACAAGCAGCAGCAAGAGCATTATTCGCTGGTGGAGTTGATATGGAACATGTTCCTACAACAGAAATTACTAAATCAGAAATAGGTGAAGGAATTAATGTGATTGACCTACTAATAAAATTAAACCTAATTAAATCAAAAAGCGAAGGAAGAAGACTTATAACACAAAAAGGTGTAAGAGTAGATGATGTAGTAGTAGAAGACATAACTAAAGTAATCACTTTTGCAGACTTTAAAGAAAATAGTATTATGATTAAAAAAGGTAAAAAAGTTTTCCATAGAGTTATTGTAAAATAAAATAGTAAAATAAATCAAGCTTCAATGCTAATTTATGATATAGCATTGAGGCTTCTATTTTGTTTTATAGTTCTTATATATGCATTTTGTTTTATTGAACTTTTTTATATATTATGTTATGCTTTTTAGATATTATAATTAAACACGGGGTAACTATGAAATTATTAAATAGCTATCATTCTTCATGGAATGAGTTTTTAACAGAAGAAAGAATAAATGAGATAAATCAAATAGAAAAAGAAATAGGGGATAATATAAATCCTGAAAAAGAGAATGTACTTAGATTTTTAAATCTAAATTTAGATGAAATAAAAGTAGTAATATTAGGGCAAGATCCTTATCCTGAAAAAGGCAGAGCAACTGGTAGAGCCTTTGAGGTTGGAGATTTAAATGATTGGAATCAAAAATTCAGACAAGTATCTCTCAAAAATATCGTTAGATTAATACATAAAAATTATAATAATATAGAAAATTATGAAGATATATTTAAATTTTCCAATATTCAAAAGCAAATAAGGGATAACAAATTCAATATTAGGCAACCTAATGTACTGTTTAAATGTTGGGAAAATCAAGGCGTTATGCTACTTAATACTTATTTTAGCGTAGAGGCAGGCAAACCCGGTAGTCATATAAAAATATGGCAGAGTTTTAGTCAAGAGCTACTAAGGTATATATCAAGCAAAAATCCAAGTATTAATTGGTTTTTATGGGGCAAGCAAGCAGAAGAAAAATCTCAGTATATTATTAGTGGTACAAAATATATCAGCAGGCATCCAATGATGTGTTCATCAAAGTACGATGACGATTTTCTAAAATCAAGCTGTTTTAAAAAAACAATGCAAACTATAAATTGGCTAGGATAATATAAAAATATTAAATATATTTAATATTTTATGTAGAAAAAGTTTACAATGAAAAAAACGTGTAAAATTGACTATTTTAAGTTAATATTATCGAAGAACTAAAAAAAATAACATTGAAATATCAATGCTATCCCTATATGTAGTGTATATTTGACTAAAAAGCCAAACGATGATACAATATATAGTATAATAAAAAAACAAGCTTTTATAAAGGGTTGAGGTGGGTAATGATAAAAATACTAAAGAGAACTGGTAGTTCAGCTGATTTTGATATTAACAAAATTGAAAATGCCATTAATAAAGCAATGAAGGAAACAAAAAAGGGTGTAGATTTAAGTATCGTTAAAGAGATATCAGAATCTATAGAAAAAGAATTAGAGTTAAAAAAATATCCTGTTCCTGTTGAACTTATACAAGATATGGTAGAAGATAAGCTTATGGATAGTAGCAGAAAAGATGTAGCAAAAAGATACATACTGTATAGATATGAAAGAGATAAATCAAGAGATTCTAGGAAAAGAAAAGATACAAAGCTTTTAAGTGAAGAATTTTTGAGCAAATACAAACATAAAGAATCTCCAATGAACCAGTTGGGTAACTTTGTATATTATCGAACATATTCGAGATGGTTAAATGAAGAAAGAAGAAGAGAGTATTGGTGGGAAACAGTAAGAAGAGCAGTTGAATATAACTGTAGCTTAGTACCAACAACCAAGGAAGAAGCAGAAATATTGTATGACAATATATTTAACCTAAGACAATTCCTTTCAGGAAGAACTTTTTGGGTTGGTGGAACACCAGTAGCATATAATTATCCTATGGCAAACTATAACTGTGCATTTGAGGTTATAGATAACTATCATGCATTCAGAGATTTATTTTACTTATTGATGATTGGTTCAGGTGTTGGAGTAAGAATATTAAAAGAAGATGTAAATAAGCTTCCAAAAATCAGAAGTAACTACATGATAATACATGAAGCATATACTCCTATAGACAAAGAACATAGAGAAGATAATACTAGTCTTGAATTCTATAAAAATAATTCAGCGATGATTGTTATTGGGGATAGTAAAGAAGGTTGGGTTCAAGCACTTGATTTCTTTTTAAAACTAATTTGCAATACAGAGTACAAAAATATTACATCTATAGTTATTAATTATGACAATGTAAGACCAAAAGGAGAGACATTAAAAACTTTTGGTGGTACAGCTAGTGGACATGAAAGCTTAAAAGGTATGTTTGCTAAAATAGACAAAGTAATTCAAAAACGTTCTAGTATCGAAGGAAAAGATAGATTTAAATTATTATCTATTGATTGTCTTGATATAGCAAATATCATAGGCGAAAATGTTGTGGTTGGTGGAGTAAGAAGAACTGCTGAAATTATGCTTATTGATTATAATGATAAGGAATGTGTAGAAGCAAAATCTAAATTATATAAACAAATTGACGGTCAATGGATAGTTGACAAAGATATAATTCATAGACAAATGAGCAATAATTCAATATATTATAAAGAAAAACCTACAAGATCTCAATTACATTGGCAAATAGAACAAATGAGATACTCAGGTGAGCCAGGTTGGGTTAATGAAATAGCTGGAGCAAAACGTAGAAAGAATATGAATGGTGTTAATCCTTGTGGTGAAATATTATTAGATTCAAAAGGACTTTGTAATTTAACTACACTAAATGCATTTGCATTTGTAAATCCTGATAATACATTAGATGAAGAGGGTATATTGCAAGCACAAAAATTGTCTGTTAGAGCTGCATATAGAATGACTTGTGTTGAATTAGAATTACCAGATTGGGATACAATTCAACAAAGAGACAAATTAACAGGTTGTTCATTGACAGGATGGCAGGATATGGTGAATGCCGTTAATCTTGATATTGACGGTCAGGCAAAGCTATTAAGAAAATTAAGAAGTATTGCTGAAGAAGAAGCAAAAAAATATTCGATTCAAATTGGTGAAAAAGCACCAATATTAGTAACTACAGTAAAACCAGAAGGAACATTATCACAATTACCAACAGTTTCAAGCGGGGTGCATTATTCACATTCCCCTTATTATATTAGAAGGGTAAGAATAAATGCGCATGATCCGTTATTAAAGGTTTGCAAAGAATTAGGATATCCAATTTTCCCTGAGGTAGGACAAGATGAAAAAACTTGTACAACAAAAGTAGTTGAATTCCCTTGCAAATCACCTGAAGGTAAAACAAAATATGATGTAAGTGCGATAGAACAGCTTGAAAATTATAAGCTATTTATGGAAAACTATGTTGACCATAACTGTTCAATAACAGTACATGTTAGATCAAATGAGTGGGAAGAAGTTGAAGAATGGGTATGGAATAACTGGGAAGATGTTGTTGCACTATCA contains these protein-coding regions:
- a CDS encoding DegV family protein — protein: MSIKIVVDSTSDISNEIIKKYDIEVVPLTVNFENESFLDKIEISNADFFEKLQACDKLPTTSQVSPGAFIKVFENILESHDEIIGIFLSSKFSGTCESAKIAKNMIGSDKIHIIDSGTASLGTCLLVEEAHKMLQQKHTCKEIVNRIEEIKNKVIIVAGVGTLKYLEKGGRMSKGTATIGTILNIKPIIKVKDGVIKAIAKVRGKNKVKAWINEWIDENANIENKTITIYHSTDYETCKELTEMVKNKYKPAKIITGDIGSVIGTHTGPNCLAIAYFED
- a CDS encoding sugar phosphate isomerase/epimerase; translated protein: MYKTGIFNWFGYILPIQERLELIKEANFDSVMLWWEDETIPYFVDKMNFISLANSIGLAVDNVHLPFEDTNLLWSDKKNERNKKLTTVLTWLCDCKKSNVQKVVMHTNDLENISLNYKMGFESFNEIVKLAEDIDLNVAIENTKHFEYSKFILDEFKSPKLGFCYDSSHDFVNGQSKGLILNQYKNRLMCVHLSDNDGLKDRHWLPTKGSIDFKNIINIIKETSVESFSMEVYPYLNEKSLSPIEFLNKANNIIKKIIS
- a CDS encoding M28 family metallopeptidase — encoded protein: MNICAEREFKLLKKIGFVRTSGSKEEKMAADILVEEVKSIGVEAKLEPFKVEYYNISKVKLEVLEPFYKEYTVTGYGMSGSTIEDGLECEFEYVEDASKVNLINAKDKIVLVNERVTVKAYENLVKAGVKGFISFSGSVFDDEDKTDLETRMLRAKHLKHGKIPGVTIRANDALDMLKQSPAKVKMTLIQEEGECDSHNVIASIEGSTYKDEEIHFVAHYDSVPFSRGVYDNGAGSVIIMELLRYFKENQPKRNLKFIWFGSEERGLLGSKYYTSIHEDELKNVVMTVNVDMAGPILGQNRAFVTADNSLCNMVEYLSKEIGFPMKVVQDVYSSDSTPYADKKVPAISFARFAAKGGAGLHNRNDVLNTLSMNNLKNLTDFIKVFSERTVNACLFPVPREIPTNMVKAVDKYLMKEPKKEK
- a CDS encoding CAP domain-containing protein, yielding MKNKVITLSLLITAMSIFPAFGNTNDNCNSNVLNNFNSNCYILTKGVESNKNCENFSQSNCNIDIFSFINKYMTDKSCNNKYISILNSLKSRFGQKNDKPSVTTPNNNKPNITVPNNNKPNVTVPNNNKPSVTVPEKDKPSITIPEKNKPSITVPEKDKPSITVPEKDKPSITVPEKDKPSTENTNTSVSSFEKKVVELVNVERTKNGLTPLKLDTSISNVARIKSKDMATNNYFSHTSPTYGSAGNMLTKYNISYTAWGENIAAGQRTPEEVVNAWMNSSGHRANILSSTFTKIGVGYATNSSGKAYWTQMFTR
- the tyrS gene encoding tyrosine--tRNA ligase, whose amino-acid sequence is MEKQNVFDVLKERGFIEQCTHEDEIREALGKERVTFYIGFDATADSLTAGHFLTIMAMMHMQRAGHRPIALLGGGTTMIGDPSGKSDMRNIMTREKIDYNAKRFQEQLSRFISFDNDNAIIANNADWLLNLNYVDFLRNVGVHFSVNRMLTAECYKQRMEKGLTFFEFNYMLMQSYDFWKLNKLYDCTMELGGNDQWSNIIGGVELIRRKEQKPAFGLTFKLLTTSEGVKMGKTMRGALWLDPEKTSPYEFYQYWRNIEDVKVEECLGLLTFLPMDEVRSLGALEGSEINRAKEVLAYEITKIVHGEEEATKAQAAARALFAGGVDMEHVPTTEITKSEIGEGINVIDLLIKLNLIKSKSEGRRLITQKGVRVDDVVVEDITKVITFADFKENSIMIKKGKKVFHRVIVK
- a CDS encoding uracil-DNA glycosylase, with the translated sequence MKLLNSYHSSWNEFLTEERINEINQIEKEIGDNINPEKENVLRFLNLNLDEIKVVILGQDPYPEKGRATGRAFEVGDLNDWNQKFRQVSLKNIVRLIHKNYNNIENYEDIFKFSNIQKQIRDNKFNIRQPNVLFKCWENQGVMLLNTYFSVEAGKPGSHIKIWQSFSQELLRYISSKNPSINWFLWGKQAEEKSQYIISGTKYISRHPMMCSSKYDDDFLKSSCFKKTMQTINWLG
- the nrdJ gene encoding ribonucleoside-triphosphate reductase, adenosylcobalamin-dependent — its product is MIKILKRTGSSADFDINKIENAINKAMKETKKGVDLSIVKEISESIEKELELKKYPVPVELIQDMVEDKLMDSSRKDVAKRYILYRYERDKSRDSRKRKDTKLLSEEFLSKYKHKESPMNQLGNFVYYRTYSRWLNEERRREYWWETVRRAVEYNCSLVPTTKEEAEILYDNIFNLRQFLSGRTFWVGGTPVAYNYPMANYNCAFEVIDNYHAFRDLFYLLMIGSGVGVRILKEDVNKLPKIRSNYMIIHEAYTPIDKEHREDNTSLEFYKNNSAMIVIGDSKEGWVQALDFFLKLICNTEYKNITSIVINYDNVRPKGETLKTFGGTASGHESLKGMFAKIDKVIQKRSSIEGKDRFKLLSIDCLDIANIIGENVVVGGVRRTAEIMLIDYNDKECVEAKSKLYKQIDGQWIVDKDIIHRQMSNNSIYYKEKPTRSQLHWQIEQMRYSGEPGWVNEIAGAKRRKNMNGVNPCGEILLDSKGLCNLTTLNAFAFVNPDNTLDEEGILQAQKLSVRAAYRMTCVELELPDWDTIQQRDKLTGCSLTGWQDMVNAVNLDIDGQAKLLRKLRSIAEEEAKKYSIQIGEKAPILVTTVKPEGTLSQLPTVSSGVHYSHSPYYIRRVRINAHDPLLKVCKELGYPIFPEVGQDEKTCTTKVVEFPCKSPEGKTKYDVSAIEQLENYKLFMENYVDHNCSITVHVRSNEWEEVEEWVWNNWEDVVALSFLSLDDSFYQLMPYESITEEEYNKRIKEMKPFVPSLLGRYEIKEEELDIGNEGCESGVCPIR